TGCGGGTAATCCGAGTCCGCGACGGTCTCTGCATAGATTCGCTGTGCCTCGGCATATGGGAAATTGAGTGGCGTAATTCCTTCGGCACGGGCGTAGCTGACGATTTCGGATGCGACGTGATGACCTTCACGGAAGGGCAGGCCGTGATCACGCATCAGGATATCGGCAACCTCTTGCGATGCCGTCCAGTCGCTGTTCAACTCTTCCAATGCGCGCTCAGGATTGATCCGCAATGCCTTCAGCACCCGATCCAGCCGCGCAAGCACTTGTACGCCCGCATCGACCATAGCGGCATTTTCGTCCACATCCTTTGGGTCGCTCATTCCCGGCGTGATATTGTGGGTCTGGATGACCGGTCCCATCGCCAGTGTAATCGCCAGCGAGGCGTCGCTGCGGGTCGAGTTGAGAATGCCCGGATTACGCTTTTGCGGCATGGCAGAGGACACGTAAGTGTTGTCGCCGCCCTCTTCCAGCAGGATCCACGGTCGGCTCTGTGCATACTGGGTCATCACGTCCTCGACGAAATTCCCGGTATGCAGCGCGATGGATGTAACGATGGCTCCGGTTTCAACCGGCTGATCCATCGATGAGATCTGCGAGGCGTCATATGCGTTGTCTACGACCCCGTCAAAGCCGAGATAATCTGCCATACGCTCACGGTTCAGAGGCCAGCTTGTGCCATTCAGGACAGTGGTGCCCATCGCCGAGCGGTCCATTCGGGCATAGGCTTCGCGAATGCGCTGTGCATCGCGGTCGAACCCGGCGGCATGCCCTAGCAGGTAATGGGCATAACTATTGGGCTGCGCCGCAACACCATTCGTGTAGTTGGGCACGATGGTATCAACATGCTGCGCCGCCAGTTCGACCATGGTTTCCATGGTGGTATTCAGCTGTTCGGCCATTTCCAGAAGCCCGTCACGCAGAATCGCAGCTCTGTAGGTGGCGTGCATATCCTGGCTGGACCGTCCGGCATGGATCAGCGTCACGTCGAGACCACCCTCCTCGATCAGTAGCGGCTCGAAGGAAATGACGGTGCCGGGACGATCTGCGCCCGGCTGGTTGCCATTTTCGATAACCGTTGCCAGCGCCCTGGCGATGTCCGGTGCTAGCGAACTGTCCAGCAACCCTTCCTCGCTATTGATCACGGTGGTTGCCTTGTTGATCTGGCCCAACCAGAAAAACTCGTCGCGCTCGGCCGAGTCCGCAGTTTGCGCCGCAGCCAGGCCGGTGCAAAACAGAACTGCACCAGTCATGGCAGCCCCGGTAAGAACCCTGATCCTTCGTTGCATCGAACGGGATTTCCCCGACGGTGATACATCATTATGGGTGGTCATCGTGTTTCCTCCTCCAAGGATTGAGTTGTCGATTTCTTGAATTGCCTGTTTCGGGCCACCAAGCAATAACAGTGCCGTAAGCTTGGCGGCCCGACTTCATGCGATCAGTCTGCCGGCTGACGGGCCAACAGCCCGCGTTGCAGGATGAAAAGCACACCGGCGACAGCCAGGCCTATCAGATCGCTGAGCCAGCCCCCGTCGACCATGGCCAGCGCGGCTGCCAGCAAAACCGCGCGCAGCACGATATTGAGCGAACCGAAGTAATAACCGATGACCGCGGCTGACAGCAGGAACATGCCCAGCATCGCCGAGACGAAGACATGCAGGATGTCCAGCCATTCCCCCTGCATCAGCAGTTCATGTGACGAGAAGAACATGAACGGGACGATAAAGGCGGCAAGGCCAAGGCGGAACGCTTCGAACGAGGTCTTCATCGGGTCCGAGCCAGACAGTCCGGCGCCGGCATAAGCGGCAAGCGCTACCGGTGGCGTGATCGCAGACATCACCGCGTAGTAGAACACGAAGAAATGAGCGACCAGAACGGGAATTCCCAACGATATCAGGCCCGGCGCGACAACGGCTGCCGCAACCGCATAGGCCGCGGTCGTCGGCATACCCATTCCGAGCAGGACCGAGATGCACATGGCAAAGAAAAGTGCCAGCAGCTGGCTCTGATCGGCAATTGTCAGCAACAAAGTGGAAAAGCGCGCGCCGACCCCGGTCAGAGCAATCACACCGACGATCACCCCGGCAGCCGCACAGACCGTCACCATCTGGATAGACATGCGCGCCCCGATATCCAGCGCATGCAGCACCTGGCGCGGTCCCATCCGATGCGGTGTCAGCCAGCTGACAACGGCGGCCGAGATCATCGCCAGCGTGCCCGCCCGGATAACCGAATAGCCGGCAAACAGCGTGTAGATCAGAATGATGATCGGCAGGAACAGATAGACCTGACGAACCAGCACCGCGAATTTTGGCAGTTCTGCGCGCGGCAGCCCCTTCATGTTCAATTTCAAGGCCTGGAGATCGACCATGAAATAAACCGAGATGAAATAAAGCACGGCGGGTATGATCGCGGCGACGACGATCTCGGTATAGGGTATGCCCGTTACCTCGGCCATGATGAAGGCACCTGCACCCATGATCGGGGGCAGGATCTGGCCACCGGACGAGGCCGTGGCCTCGATTGCAGCAGCCGATTTTGCCGGGTAGCCGACCCTTTTCATCAAGGGAATGGTCAGCGATCCGGTCGAGACGACATTCCCCGCCGAAGTGCCATTGATCATGCCCATCAGGCCGCTGGCGAATACCGCCACCTTGGCTGGACCTCCGCGCGCTTGCCCCGCGGCCGCAAAGGCGAAGTTGATGAAATAGTCTCCGACTTTGGATGCCTGCAGAAAGGCGGCGAAGAC
This region of Paracoccus saliphilus genomic DNA includes:
- a CDS encoding argininosuccinate lyase, with the translated sequence MTTHNDVSPSGKSRSMQRRIRVLTGAAMTGAVLFCTGLAAAQTADSAERDEFFWLGQINKATTVINSEEGLLDSSLAPDIARALATVIENGNQPGADRPGTVISFEPLLIEEGGLDVTLIHAGRSSQDMHATYRAAILRDGLLEMAEQLNTTMETMVELAAQHVDTIVPNYTNGVAAQPNSYAHYLLGHAAGFDRDAQRIREAYARMDRSAMGTTVLNGTSWPLNRERMADYLGFDGVVDNAYDASQISSMDQPVETGAIVTSIALHTGNFVEDVMTQYAQSRPWILLEEGGDNTYVSSAMPQKRNPGILNSTRSDASLAITLAMGPVIQTHNITPGMSDPKDVDENAAMVDAGVQVLARLDRVLKALRINPERALEELNSDWTASQEVADILMRDHGLPFREGHHVASEIVSYARAEGITPLNFPYAEAQRIYAETVADSDYPQEFPLSEQEFRGALDPLAIVRNRATSGGPQPAEVERMITQARERLETDKQWIAEKRSHIDGSLDRLDQDFSELLGK
- a CDS encoding TRAP transporter permease; the protein is MSHSSPSQQPSSELEGTVVAQSVDDEPLTSTQRSLQGRIGLFFAALCIGYTLFHILVMNLFPLETWAYRMIHVTGGLVIGFLGYSALTQSDEAIIDENAPVRRGWSEKVLLALALAGTGYAFAMIAYAWLAWWFAGAANPPSFVFGSFGVPLILGTVAAIAAGWLYSGRDRGRIYEGDWLLGIASIAVLGYILFVVGALRLRAGTAMAQPGDLYAAAAGVILILELTRRLTGLVLVVIVSVFIAYSFLGPWLPGFLNHRGYDASRFFTYIFTDQGILGAPIAVSSTYIILFIVFAAFLQASKVGDYFINFAFAAAGQARGGPAKVAVFASGLMGMINGTSAGNVVSTGSLTIPLMKRVGYPAKSAAAIEATASSGGQILPPIMGAGAFIMAEVTGIPYTEIVVAAIIPAVLYFISVYFMVDLQALKLNMKGLPRAELPKFAVLVRQVYLFLPIIILIYTLFAGYSVIRAGTLAMISAAVVSWLTPHRMGPRQVLHALDIGARMSIQMVTVCAAAGVIVGVIALTGVGARFSTLLLTIADQSQLLALFFAMCISVLLGMGMPTTAAYAVAAAVVAPGLISLGIPVLVAHFFVFYYAVMSAITPPVALAAYAGAGLSGSDPMKTSFEAFRLGLAAFIVPFMFFSSHELLMQGEWLDILHVFVSAMLGMFLLSAAVIGYYFGSLNIVLRAVLLAAALAMVDGGWLSDLIGLAVAGVLFILQRGLLARQPAD